Below is a window of Virgibacillus sp. NKC19-3 DNA.
ACAATAATAAAATATAAAACCTTCGTCATCCTAAATTCCTCACTTTCTCTCCCCCATTATAAACCACACACGAAGAAAAATCCTATCATAAAAGCAATAAAAAACGACAAATTTCGGGTGTCCCGGGCACTATCTTAACAAAAGCTTTACATTAGCAACATACCTTCTTTACATTCACCTATTATACTAGCAATTGAGGGGCGGGATACGCTCTAAAATTCATAGCTATCTAAGGGAGGGCAATTATATGAGGTTTGAGAAGGTTTCATTTTTTGTAGGATCAGCTGCACTTGCTGTTGTGCTTGCAGCCTGTGGGGGAACGAACGCGGAAGAAGGCGAAGTACAGGACAACAATGAATCGGAGGAATTAGAAGGTAATATTGTTATTGACGGATCAGGAACGGTTTATCCCTTAATGTCGCGATTGGCTGAAGAATACATGGCAACCCAAGAGCAAGGTGTATCTGTTGAAGTAAGCCGTGCAGGTACAAGCGCTGGATTTGAACGGTTTTTAGCGGAAGATGGAACAGACTTTAATGATGCTTCACGCCAAATAAAAGAAGAAGAACAGGGAAAAGCAGATGAACTTGGCATCGATGTACAAGAACTGAAATTAGCCTTAGATGGTTTAACGATGGTCATTCATCCAGATAATGACTGGGCAACCGAAATGACGGAACAAGAAGTCAAAGACATTTTCCTTGCTGAAAGCGGGATTACGACATGGGCTGACATCAATGAGGAATGGCCTGATGAGGAAATCAATAAAATGGGACCAAATGAAAACCATGGTACGTATGAGTTTTTCTATGAAACGATTCTCGAGGAACAAGATTTAGACCCCAATACGAATCTTCAACAAGAATATTCAACACTTGTTAATCTTGTCTCCGAAGATGTAAATGGCATTGCATTCTTTGGTTTTGGTTATTATGTCAACAACCAGGATGACCTTCAGGCCGTGAGCGTTGATTTCGGCGACGGCCCGGTTGAGCCAAACCTTGATACCATCGCTGAAGATGGGGACTACGCAAACTTTACGCGACCGGTGTTCACGTATTTAAACGTAAATCAGGCTCAGGAGAACCCTCAAGTAATGGACTATGCGCTCTACATGATGGAGAATACCAACGATTTCGCGGGTGAAGCTGGATTCGCCCCAATTCCGGAAGAAGAAGCTCAAGGATATGTTGAAGACCTAGAATCACTTCAATAAGTTTCTATAAGGTAGGAGCTTGATAAGGGGCGCCTGTCTTATTGTCTATAAAGCATGAAAGGAGCTTCGGGAAATGGCAGCTAGCAGGGAGAATAACCGTATCAATGTTCGCGAATTAATCAATAAAAACAAAAATGGTAAGAACATGTCCCGCTTGACGGAAAACATCATTCCAACGATCCTGTTCATGATTGCATCCATTTCCATTCTGACAACCGTTGGCATTATTTACACGCTTTTATCCGAGGCGATTGAATTTTTCAGGCGAGTACCTATTTGGGACTTCTTTACAGGCACTGTCTTGCGACCATTAAGCCAAGACCCGGCATTTGGTATTTTACCACTCATCAACGGCACCATCATCTCCTCTTTGATTGCAATACTTGTTGCAGGACCGATTGGAATGATGACAGCTGTTTATTTGAGTGAATATGCTTCTGAAAAACGTAGAAGAACATGGAAACCAATGCTTGAAATACTTGCCGGTATACCTACCATCGTTTATGGGTTTTTTGCTTTTACATTTGTAACACCGGTAATAAGAACTATTTTTCCAGCAGTAGAAGCAACGAACATCCTTAGTCCCGGGCTTATTATGGGAGTAATGATTATTCCTATGATCGCTTCCCTCTCGGAGGATGCGATGACTTCTGTTCCGAATTCGATGCGTGAGGGTGCGCTTGCTTTAGGTGCCACCAAACTTGAAATGACATTCAAAGTGGTCGTTCCAGCTGCCCTATCGGGAATTATCTCTTCCTTTGTGCTGGGTATTTCCCGGGCAATCGGGGAAACGATGATTGTGACTATTGCCAGTGGGAGCTCGAAGCATTTCACATTTGACATCACGCAATCGATGCAAACCATGACCGCCTATATCGTTGAAGTAGCCGGTGGCGATGCGCCTGCCGGAGAGACGATCTATTACAGCTTATACGCCGTTGCGCTGACGCTATTTGTTTTCACACTTATGATGAATCTACTTGCAAGATACATCGCTCGTAAGTTTAGGGAGGAATACTAAGATGCAATATGTTGACACGGGAAACGTTCAGAAGCGATTAAACAGCCGGCTGTTAAAAAACAATCTATTCAAGGGCATTTTTTTCCTTGCTACGATTTTTGGATTAGTGGTACTGGCGGTCCTGCTCATTCGTGTTGGAACACAAGGGATTAGCTGGATGGACTGGAATTTTCTCACAGGTAGATTGTCGACAGATGCCGATCGTGCCGGAATTATGGGAGCCATTCTTGGAACATCGTGGTTAATGCTTGTGGTTATTCCGGTTACGCTATTTTTAGGCGTTGGTACAGCCATTTACCTGGAATTATATGCGAAAAAAGGAAAACTGCAAACCATCATAGCAACGAATATCTCAAACCTAGCGGGTGTTCCTTCTATTGTGTATGGGCTATTAGGTCTAACCGTTTTTGTCCGGGCCATGAGCGTTGGAAATGTAGTACTGGCCGGAGGGCTAACCCTATCCTTGCTGGTACTTCCGATTGTGATTGTTTCAGCGCAAGAAGCTATTCGTGCCGTACCTCAGCATTTAAGTGAGGCATCTTACGGAATGGGTGCGACGAAATGGCAAACCGTGAAGAACATCATTTTACCAGCAGCAATACCAGGAATTTTGACAGGGTCCATATTGGCACTATCCCGCGCGATTGGGGAAACAGCGCCACTAACTGTACTGGGAATTCCAGCATTATTAATCCCATTCCCTGAAGGGTTTTTTGACCCATTTACAGCACTGCCCATGCAAATTTACTACTGGACACTCGATTCCTCCCTCGTTGATGAATATGCATACTTGGCCGCTGCAACCATTGTCGTATTGCTTATGTTGTTGTTCTTATTGAATGCTGTCGCAATACACATTAGAAATAAATTTGGGCAAAGGTATTAATATTAGAATAAAGGAGAACTGATTATCATGACAACTGCTTTAGAGAGGAAAACGGAGTTAACATTAGTCGGTACAGCCGAATCCAAAGATTGGAATAAGAAAAGCGTCTACAATACCCATGATTTAAATCTATGGTATGGGAAAACACACGCATTAAAAAATATAAATTTGTCTATCTATGAAAAAGAAGTAACTGCCATCATCGGCCCTTCAGGCTGTGGTAAATCCACATTTATCAAGACATTAAACCGCATGGTCGAACTTGTTCCGAACGTAAGTACAACCGGTACGATCACATATAAGGATAAAAATATTTTAGATAAATCTTTTAACGTCGAGGACTTACGGACACGCGTTGGAATGGTCTTTCAAAAACCAAACCCATTTCCAAAATCCATTTATGACAATATCACTTATGGTCCAAAGATCCATGGTATTCGTAACAAAAAAATATTAAATGAAATCGTGGAAAAAAGCCTTCGTGGCGCTTCCCTCTGGGATGAGGTTAAAGATCGATTGAACGAAAATGCATACGGACTTTCCGGCGGACAGCAGCAACGTCTTTGTATCGCTCGTTGCTTAGCTATTGAACCAGAAGTTATTTTAATGGATGAACCAACATCATCGCTTGATCCGAAATCTACATGGCGGGTTGAAGAACTGATTCAAGCGCTTAAAAAGGAATATTCCATTATCATTGTTACACACAACATGCAACAGGCCACCCGCATCTCCAATAGAACAGCTTTCTTCTTACATGGGGAAGTGATTGAATGTGATCAAACGGATTCTATTTTTAATAATCCGGTTGACGATCGGACGGCAGATTATATTTCAGGAAGATTTGGATGAGAGAGTAGGGCTCGCGTGGCTATAGGGCAACATGCAATGCTACAAGACTATCAATTTGATGGTCTTTTTTGTTGATACGAAATGAATGTTGTTAGGACTGTTTTAGCGCCACTCGCCCACCGTATCCTGCGTCATTTCAATCAGTTTTCTCAGCTTGTCTATCGGTACTTGCCCCGGAGCTGAGCCTTGCACGCTTAAGCCGAATGTAATGATGGATCCGTATGCCCAGCCTACGATTCTGCTCAAACTACCCATCGCGCCCATCGACATGGTGACAATGGGAATGGTTAGCGCTTCATCTGTTTCTTTTGTTATTTCCAGTAAGCGTAATACATCCTCTTTCGTCTTAGGCATGACTGCTATCTTCGCAATATCAGCCTCGTAAAACTCTGCCTTGAAGGCGTGTTTCATAATATCTGACGTTTGAGGTGTGCAATCAAAATTATGATAGGATAGGATCATTTTTTTGTTGTATTGTTTGGATATTTTTCGTAGTTTTTTTATATAATCAGGATTGTTGGATACTTCAAAATCAATGATTGCAACAGCTGAATGTTTACATATTTCGCACAGTAAATGAATTTTTTCTTCCTCAGACAGGGAGATCTTTTCCCCCCCTTCTTTTTCCGATCGAATAGTAAAAAGCACGGGTTTTCCGCTAGAGGAAATTTCCTCAGCTACAGCTAAAACAGATTCGGCATCATGAAGCGCTTGAAAGCAATCTGCGCGCCATTCGATCATATCCGGGCTTTTCGCAATAATCGATTTTAGCTCAGCTCGAATTTCTTCTTTATTTTTCCCGGTTAGTGGTGTACAAATATAGGGCGGTTTTTTGTTAGGAAATAGCGCTGCTGTCATCAGAAATTTCACTCCTTCATTGTTTCACTTATCATAACTTACTTTTGAAAATTTCGCCATAAAACTGGCAAAATATGAGACAAAACAAAGAATATCGTGTACAAACCCGGATCAACTTAAAAATGAAAAAGCTTGGACAATAGAACATCGCCCAAACTTATTCGCTCACTTTTTCAATTCAAGCAGTTTCTCTTTTAATTCATTTTCCATACTGGCTATTTCTCTTTCTGCCTGTTGGCGTTTCTCCCTGCCTTCTGTTTGAATGTTCATGGTTTCCTCGATGGTGGTGATCAGGCTTTCTTGTGTTTTCTTTAATGTTTCAATGTCCACAAGGCCGCGTTCATTTTCTTTCGCCGTTTCAATGGAATTGGTTTTCAGCATTTCTGCGTTTCTTTCGAGTAGTTCATTCGTTGTGTTGGACACTTGTTTCTGTGCTTCCACAGCATGGCGCTGACGGATCAGGGTAAGCGCAATTGCGATTTGGTTCTTCCAAAGTGGGATTGCGGTCAAAATGGATGATTGTATTTTTTCGACCAATGCCTGGTTCGTATTTTGAATGAGACGTATTTGTGGTGCACTTTGTGTGGTGATTTGCCGACTTAGTTTCAAATCATGCATGCGCTTATCAAGTCGTTCGACAAATTGCAGTTTATCATTGACCTCCTGCACATCCATTTGGTTCTGACTCTGTTCCGCTTTACGCTTCAGCTCAGGTATGACGTTCTTTCCCAGTTCTTCCAACTTCACTTCACCAGCAGCAATATAAATATTCAATGCCTCGAAATAGTCTTTATTTTTATCAAACACCTCTTGAAGCATATCATTATCTTTCGTTAATGCCGTTTTATAGTGGTCTAACTTGACACTGATGCGGTCAATCTGTGCACCGGTTTTTTGATACCTTGAAAGGATTTCATTAACGGATCCTTGGATTTTTCCAAATATCCGGGAAAATAAGCCACGTTTCTCCGGCTTAAGTTCATCCGGATTTACTTGCTCGAGTTTCTTCATTAAGTCTTCCAGAATCCCGCCAATTTCTGAAGCATCATTCGTCTGGACGTGTTCAAGCATCGAATGGGAAAAATTCAGCAGCTTATTCTGAGCCTCTGTTCCAAACTGGGTAATGGCCTGATAATTATTCGAATCGATCTGTTCTGCCAACCGGATTGCCTGCTCTTGGCCTTCTTCATCTAACATATCGAATTGTCGCTGCGGCTTTTCCTCATTCGTGGTTTGTGCGACGTTTCCCTGATTACCAAACGGATTTGCCAATAAATCTTCTACTTCCTTTGGTCGTCTCGGTTCATGTTGTTCATTCATTTCAAGGCCCTCCTGTTTGAACTCGCCCGTTTATCTATGGATTGCTTGGCCACATCCAGCTCAAAATCCAAGATGTCCAAATCATCATCAAGCATGGTATGCAAATCCTTCTTAACGGTTTCGTTCATAATCGCTAACGTGTGACGAGTATCTCGCAAAGATTGGTTCATCTCTTTTGTCCTAGCTGGTTGCCCAGACAGGTATGCATATTTTTCGGTTAATGCAACGAGGGAGTCCAAATGTTCGTAGTAAAAGCGTTCAGCTTTATAGAAACGCTTCGGCTCCTTTTTCGTGTTTGTATAAATTTTCCGTACGGTTATCATGATTTCAAAATTTTGTTTAGCCTGCGCGAAATTGCGGACACTTCGCAAGGATCGGTTCAGGCGTGTTATTTTTTCTTTCGCTTCTTTCAGGTTTTTTTCGATAAATTTATATTCTCTACGACTCAGGCCATTCTGCTTCCGCCTGCGAAAATCCGTCATCTGCTTTATGGAAATATAAACGATCCCTCCACCGAAGATAGCGTACAGACCAGCTAGCCAAATCGTTTGCTCAAAGGCGAAAAAGCTAATCAGCCATGTCAGTATCGCCGCTGAAGAAGCGGACATGGATCGTATGATAAATTGAAGAAATGCTTTCATCATTCCAACTCCTATTTGGAATCTGACGTAATGGTAGATAAGTTCAGATAAGACAATACCTTGTATACGATAAAAGTCGTCAAAAGGTTTCACTTCTATTTTACGTTATTATAGTACCCGATGCCAAGTGGGAGGAACTATCGTATTGACAGCGCATCGTTCTACCACCTGAATGTAGAGAAGAACAACCTCTTCGATGACATTATTCGACAAAATGTGGGGCGTGACAGGCACTTCAATGAACTGCTATCATAGATGTAAGACAAATAGGATAAGAAAAGAGGATAAGCTATGAAAGCCATCATTGTAAAGCATCCTGGCGGGGCGGAACAATTACAAGTAGCAGAACAGCCCAAGCCGGAGATTAAATCCGATGAACTATTGATTAACGTGAAGGCGGCCGCTGTGAACCGTACTGATATTCTAAGCCGGGAGGGACAGTCCGCTTACATGACTAATCCCATTTTAGGGATTGAAGTCGCCGGTGTCGTAGAGGCATCTGGAAACGGTACGGAGGATAAAAACGGCATGCGTGTGACAGGGCTTGTTAACAGCGGGGGCTATGCTGAATATGCAGTAATGCCAGCTGACAGGGCGATGGAGATACCGGAACATTTATCTTTTGAGGAAGCGGTCGCCATTCCAGAGGTGTTTCTAACCGCCTATCAGACCTTATTTTGGCTAGGCAATTTAAGTAAAGATGAGACCGTATTGATCCATGCAGGCGGAAGCGGCGTTGGAACCGCAGCCATACAGCTCGCTAAACAGCTAACCAACGCCAAAGTGATTACAACAGCCGGATCAGAGGAAAAACTCCAATTTTGCCGTTCATTAGGTGCAGATGTGGGCATAAACTATAAAGAACAGCACTTTGACGTGGAAGTCATGAAGGCTACCAACAATCAGGGCGTTGATTTGGTACTTGACTTTATTGGCGCTTCCTATTGGGAAAAGAACTTAAACAGCATAAACGTGGACGGGCGCTGGATTCTGATTGGAGTATTAGGCGGCGCTGTGATTGAGAACGTAAATTTAATGGATATCATGAGCAAGCGTATTAAGCTGATAGGCACCTTGCTTACCCCTAGAAGCGATGATTATAAAGCAGCTCTATCGAAAGACTTCGAAACAAAGGCCATGCCTCTATTTGAGCGTGAACAACTAAAACCCGTCATTGATCATGTATTCAGTCCTGGCGAAGCACAACAGGCGCATGAGCACATGGAAAGCAATAAAAATATCGGCAAGATTGTATTGAAAATGGATGATTAAACGTTCCATTCAGCAAATTTCGAGGCGTGCCTGTCACTTGTATTATGGAGGTTTTTAATATGAAACTGGAAAACATCATTACAAAATTGCAGAATCGAGAGCCGCGAATACTTGGACAGGAGGAATTTCGAAAATCGGCGGTATTGCTGCCGCTCATCGAGGTAGAAAATGAGATTCATATTTTATTTGAAGTCCGATCGATGCAAATGCGTAGTCAGCCTGGTGATGTCTGTTTTCCAGGTGGGAAAATCGATAAGGAGGACAAAGATCCAAAAAGCTGTGCAATTCGAGAGACGACGGAGGAACTTGGGATAAGAGCAACTACTATTAAAGACATGGTTCCACTTGATTACATCGTGGCTGATTCAGGCAGAATGATTTACCCGTTTATTGGCAGTATTACCAATCCGGATCACATTCAGCCAAGTGAAGCAGAGGTCGAGGAAGTTTTCACTGTACCATTGAATTTTTTCCTCCAAACGAGGCCGGACGTGTATAAAGTAAACGTTCAAGTCGTGCCGGAAGAAGATTTTCCTTATGACCTTATTGTTGGCGGGGAAAATTATAACTGGAATACGCGTTCCATTGATGAACTTTTTTATACCTACAACGGCAAGGCAATTTGGGGACTAACAGCAAAGATATTGACACATTTTTTGACTTTGCTGGATAGCAACAGCTACTATTAGGAGAAATGTGCGTGCATGAAGGGGACATACACAAAACCGTTCGTGCACCCTATTTTTAGGAAACTTGGCTTTTTGTACGTATGTTATATAAGAAAGGTTCCTTATCGATTAAGTAAAGGTTGTCAAATTAAGGTTTATCGTCTTCCTCCAAAAGTCCATCCGTATGAAATTGGTATGTAGCCAAGTCCACGTTCCCAGTCTTGCTAACCTCAACACCTTCATCCTCCAGCATCGACTTCTGATTCATCACGCCTTCCTCACTTCTTAACGCAATTTGCCCCTTCACATTAATAACTCGATGCCAAGGCAAGTTATGTTTGCGGCTCATGGAATGTAAAATGCGCACAACCTGTCGTGCCGCACGTGGGCTACCCGCAACACGGGCCACTTGCCCATATGTCATCACCCGCCCCTCAGGAATTTGCTGTAGTACGGTTATGACGTTTTCTGTGAATGGTTTCATGTTTTCACTCCTCCTAAAGCGACGAAAAAGTTGGGGGATCGACATCGCTCGTTGACTTCTATATGTAGTTTACATGTAAAAATCCTGTTCGTATACCGAACACTACTATTATCGTTTCGTTCTGCCAAGCATGATATCTTTCCCCTACAGTTACTTCCTAATGGATGTCTATATTTTTATATTTTGGTAACATAATAAAAGAAGTAATGTATTTGGAAGGATTGTTTAACTTGGATATTACTACTGGATCACTCATATTTATATTTTCTCTCATGCTGATCATCGGTGTGCTTGCTACCAAATTTTCCACCCGATTGGGGCTGCCGGCACTTGTGTTATTTCTATTAGCTGGTATGCTGCTCAATAATTATTTATTTTTTGAGAATGTGGAATTAGCTCAATTAATTGGGCTTATGGCACTGATCATTATCTTGTTCAATGGTGGCACACAAACGAAATGGAGAAATATTCGCCCCGTTATCGGTGCTGCAGGAACATTGGCAACGCTTGGCGTATTAATCACTTCTGTCATAACAGGCTTAGCGGCTATGTATATCTTGAATTTCACATTGTTAGAAGGCATGCTGCTTGGTGCTATTATAGGCTCAACAGATGCTGCTGCCGTTTTTTCGGTATTAACAAATAAAAACTTTGATAAGCGTTTAACGGCTACACTCGAGGCAGAATCCGGTTCCAATGATCCGATGGCCGTTTTTCTAACTCTTGCTTTGATTGAAATGATTCAAATGCCGGATGCTTCTTTCTGGGCAGCAGTTGGCAGCTTCTTTCTTCAAATGGGACTTGGCGTTCTTCTTGGGTTATTGCTTGGGAAAATTGCAGTACGTATTATCAATAATATAAAGCTGGATACTTCAAGTCTATACCCGGTTCTCGCCATGGGCGCTGCTATATTTACATATGCCGTCACCGATTACGTTGGAGGAAGTGGTCTCTTAGCAGTATATGTCATGGCCATTTTTGTAGGCAATAGTGACCTGACCTACCGCTTTACTATTTTACGTTTCAACGAAGGATTTGCTTGGATGATGCAAATTGTCATGTTTACCTTGTTAGGACTGTTGGTGTTCCCAAGTCAATTGCTCGACGTGTTTTGGCAAGGCATCCTGCTGGCGGCCATTTTAATGTTTATCGCACGGCCTGTGGCTATATTTATCAGCATGATATTTATGAAATACAATGTTCATGAAAAACTGTTTATTTCCTGGGCAGGACTTAAAGGTGCAGTTCCGATCGTTTTAGCGACTTATCCGATATTAGCAGACGTAGAAAACCATCACATTATCTTTAATGCTGTCTTTTTCGTTGTATTGATCTCGGCTTTGGTGCAAGGAAGTACACTACCATGGCTTGCAACTAAGCTTGGATTAACCGGCAAGGATGATGATACAACCCCTGACCTGGAATTAATCAATCTTGGAAATACAGAGTCAGAAATCATGAAAATGACAGTAACCAAAAGCTCACCTGGCGTTGGAAGTTCATTAAATGACCTGGATTTGCCAAACGACACATTGATTATCGGCATTACCCGCAATAAAGAACTGCAGACACCGACAGGAAATACGATTATCGAAAGTGGTGACACTCTTTTTGTTCTATGTGACAAAGAGAGCAGAAAAGCAGCGAAAAGAGTACTACTCGGTCAGCGAAAAGAATGAGAAGATCCTATGACTCCCTACGCTACAATGATGACGCAGAGAGGGACAAATCTCGTGGCTCCGTTCGTTCGATAACGATATCACTTGCATGGTGAAATGCTGCAAAATCCTTCAGTGCTTGCCTTATATTTTCGCGAAGTTGGAATGTTATCTTAACCTCAGGTTCCAGCTGAAGCAAACGAATATGCAGTCGCCTGTTCTTTCTATCAAGGCCGGGGTCTATCCGCCCTATCAAGCGGTCTCCGGCTAGTATTGGCATGGCGTAATACCCATAGCAGCGCTTGGTCTTTGGTGTGTAAACCTCCCATTTATAGGAGAAGTCAAAAAGATCGACTAGTCGCTCCCGGCGCCAAAGTAAGTTATCGAGTGGTGGGAGAAATCGGATTGGCGATGCTTCTTCCTGTAAAAATACTTGAATCGTCCGTTCATGTTCTTTTAACCTATCAAGGTCTGTGGCCAGAATAAAGTAAGATCTGCGAACACCTTCGATATCCAATGGGATTACCTCACCTGAATCAACACGTTTCGTAATAGCCTCGCGGCGTTCTTTCGCGTTTAACTTTTGCCAACCAAAGCGAGCGTCTCCGGAATCAAACACACGATACGCTCGCAAATATTTTTCCAAAAGTGCTTCGCGAGATTTCGCTTCATCCGTATTTTTTGCTTCTTTCAGCAATTTTGATGGTATGGTCCGCGATGTAAGATCAA
It encodes the following:
- a CDS encoding PstS family phosphate ABC transporter substrate-binding protein; protein product: MRFEKVSFFVGSAALAVVLAACGGTNAEEGEVQDNNESEELEGNIVIDGSGTVYPLMSRLAEEYMATQEQGVSVEVSRAGTSAGFERFLAEDGTDFNDASRQIKEEEQGKADELGIDVQELKLALDGLTMVIHPDNDWATEMTEQEVKDIFLAESGITTWADINEEWPDEEINKMGPNENHGTYEFFYETILEEQDLDPNTNLQQEYSTLVNLVSEDVNGIAFFGFGYYVNNQDDLQAVSVDFGDGPVEPNLDTIAEDGDYANFTRPVFTYLNVNQAQENPQVMDYALYMMENTNDFAGEAGFAPIPEEEAQGYVEDLESLQ
- the pstC gene encoding phosphate ABC transporter permease subunit PstC; its protein translation is MAASRENNRINVRELINKNKNGKNMSRLTENIIPTILFMIASISILTTVGIIYTLLSEAIEFFRRVPIWDFFTGTVLRPLSQDPAFGILPLINGTIISSLIAILVAGPIGMMTAVYLSEYASEKRRRTWKPMLEILAGIPTIVYGFFAFTFVTPVIRTIFPAVEATNILSPGLIMGVMIIPMIASLSEDAMTSVPNSMREGALALGATKLEMTFKVVVPAALSGIISSFVLGISRAIGETMIVTIASGSSKHFTFDITQSMQTMTAYIVEVAGGDAPAGETIYYSLYAVALTLFVFTLMMNLLARYIARKFREEY
- the pstA gene encoding phosphate ABC transporter permease PstA, encoding MQYVDTGNVQKRLNSRLLKNNLFKGIFFLATIFGLVVLAVLLIRVGTQGISWMDWNFLTGRLSTDADRAGIMGAILGTSWLMLVVIPVTLFLGVGTAIYLELYAKKGKLQTIIATNISNLAGVPSIVYGLLGLTVFVRAMSVGNVVLAGGLTLSLLVLPIVIVSAQEAIRAVPQHLSEASYGMGATKWQTVKNIILPAAIPGILTGSILALSRAIGETAPLTVLGIPALLIPFPEGFFDPFTALPMQIYYWTLDSSLVDEYAYLAAATIVVLLMLLFLLNAVAIHIRNKFGQRY
- the pstB gene encoding phosphate ABC transporter ATP-binding protein PstB, whose product is MTTALERKTELTLVGTAESKDWNKKSVYNTHDLNLWYGKTHALKNINLSIYEKEVTAIIGPSGCGKSTFIKTLNRMVELVPNVSTTGTITYKDKNILDKSFNVEDLRTRVGMVFQKPNPFPKSIYDNITYGPKIHGIRNKKILNEIVEKSLRGASLWDEVKDRLNENAYGLSGGQQQRLCIARCLAIEPEVILMDEPTSSLDPKSTWRVEELIQALKKEYSIIIVTHNMQQATRISNRTAFFLHGEVIECDQTDSIFNNPVDDRTADYISGRFG
- the aroD gene encoding type I 3-dehydroquinate dehydratase, whose amino-acid sequence is MTAALFPNKKPPYICTPLTGKNKEEIRAELKSIIAKSPDMIEWRADCFQALHDAESVLAVAEEISSSGKPVLFTIRSEKEGGEKISLSEEEKIHLLCEICKHSAVAIIDFEVSNNPDYIKKLRKISKQYNKKMILSYHNFDCTPQTSDIMKHAFKAEFYEADIAKIAVMPKTKEDVLRLLEITKETDEALTIPIVTMSMGAMGSLSRIVGWAYGSIITFGLSVQGSAPGQVPIDKLRKLIEMTQDTVGEWR
- a CDS encoding toxic anion resistance protein, which encodes MNEQHEPRRPKEVEDLLANPFGNQGNVAQTTNEEKPQRQFDMLDEEGQEQAIRLAEQIDSNNYQAITQFGTEAQNKLLNFSHSMLEHVQTNDASEIGGILEDLMKKLEQVNPDELKPEKRGLFSRIFGKIQGSVNEILSRYQKTGAQIDRISVKLDHYKTALTKDNDMLQEVFDKNKDYFEALNIYIAAGEVKLEELGKNVIPELKRKAEQSQNQMDVQEVNDKLQFVERLDKRMHDLKLSRQITTQSAPQIRLIQNTNQALVEKIQSSILTAIPLWKNQIAIALTLIRQRHAVEAQKQVSNTTNELLERNAEMLKTNSIETAKENERGLVDIETLKKTQESLITTIEETMNIQTEGREKRQQAEREIASMENELKEKLLELKK
- a CDS encoding 5-bromo-4-chloroindolyl phosphate hydrolysis family protein; this encodes MKAFLQFIIRSMSASSAAILTWLISFFAFEQTIWLAGLYAIFGGGIVYISIKQMTDFRRRKQNGLSRREYKFIEKNLKEAKEKITRLNRSLRSVRNFAQAKQNFEIMITVRKIYTNTKKEPKRFYKAERFYYEHLDSLVALTEKYAYLSGQPARTKEMNQSLRDTRHTLAIMNETVKKDLHTMLDDDLDILDFELDVAKQSIDKRASSNRRALK
- a CDS encoding NAD(P)H-quinone oxidoreductase, whose product is MKAIIVKHPGGAEQLQVAEQPKPEIKSDELLINVKAAAVNRTDILSREGQSAYMTNPILGIEVAGVVEASGNGTEDKNGMRVTGLVNSGGYAEYAVMPADRAMEIPEHLSFEEAVAIPEVFLTAYQTLFWLGNLSKDETVLIHAGGSGVGTAAIQLAKQLTNAKVITTAGSEEKLQFCRSLGADVGINYKEQHFDVEVMKATNNQGVDLVLDFIGASYWEKNLNSINVDGRWILIGVLGGAVIENVNLMDIMSKRIKLIGTLLTPRSDDYKAALSKDFETKAMPLFEREQLKPVIDHVFSPGEAQQAHEHMESNKNIGKIVLKMDD
- a CDS encoding NUDIX hydrolase, coding for MKLENIITKLQNREPRILGQEEFRKSAVLLPLIEVENEIHILFEVRSMQMRSQPGDVCFPGGKIDKEDKDPKSCAIRETTEELGIRATTIKDMVPLDYIVADSGRMIYPFIGSITNPDHIQPSEAEVEEVFTVPLNFFLQTRPDVYKVNVQVVPEEDFPYDLIVGGENYNWNTRSIDELFYTYNGKAIWGLTAKILTHFLTLLDSNSYY
- a CDS encoding MGMT family protein, producing the protein MKPFTENVITVLQQIPEGRVMTYGQVARVAGSPRAARQVVRILHSMSRKHNLPWHRVINVKGQIALRSEEGVMNQKSMLEDEGVEVSKTGNVDLATYQFHTDGLLEEDDKP
- a CDS encoding potassium/proton antiporter, with translation MDITTGSLIFIFSLMLIIGVLATKFSTRLGLPALVLFLLAGMLLNNYLFFENVELAQLIGLMALIIILFNGGTQTKWRNIRPVIGAAGTLATLGVLITSVITGLAAMYILNFTLLEGMLLGAIIGSTDAAAVFSVLTNKNFDKRLTATLEAESGSNDPMAVFLTLALIEMIQMPDASFWAAVGSFFLQMGLGVLLGLLLGKIAVRIINNIKLDTSSLYPVLAMGAAIFTYAVTDYVGGSGLLAVYVMAIFVGNSDLTYRFTILRFNEGFAWMMQIVMFTLLGLLVFPSQLLDVFWQGILLAAILMFIARPVAIFISMIFMKYNVHEKLFISWAGLKGAVPIVLATYPILADVENHHIIFNAVFFVVLISALVQGSTLPWLATKLGLTGKDDDTTPDLELINLGNTESEIMKMTVTKSSPGVGSSLNDLDLPNDTLIIGITRNKELQTPTGNTIIESGDTLFVLCDKESRKAAKRVLLGQRKE